Proteins from a genomic interval of Oceanispirochaeta crateris:
- a CDS encoding glutaredoxin domain-containing protein: MSVIVYSTPSCGYCTLAKDYFKKNNIAFTDYNVAVNSSKAEEMVKKSGQMGVPVIDVNGKVIVGFNQAAIENALHR, translated from the coding sequence ATGTCTGTGATTGTTTATTCCACCCCCAGCTGCGGGTACTGTACTCTGGCGAAAGACTATTTCAAAAAGAATAATATCGCTTTTACAGATTATAATGTTGCCGTCAATTCTTCAAAAGCAGAAGAGATGGTAAAAAAATCAGGGCAAATGGGAGTCCCGGTCATCGATGTGAACGGCAAAGTTATCGTCGGCTTCAATCAGGCTGCCATTGAAAATGCCCTCCACCGCTGA
- a CDS encoding HDOD domain-containing protein, with translation MPPTNISDKIKIAIQKSVPVTVTSYKLNHDTEVYLEDILGVYLRELGQETLVDRLAYCLKELAVNAKKANTKRVYFEEKGLSLDSKDDYQEGMKNFKSETMDRIDHYLELQKQKGLYVKVTFHTFSSNFRIAIRNNVQITRKEQMRIYDRIARSRAFDSMEEAFSEVLDDSEGAGLGIVILILMLKKMGLDEEAFEIDGNSGETIASLTIPIAQVKLDEMDMLTSRIVSEIEALPQFPENITVIQQLINDPNSDINEIARRISTDPSLTADLLRVVNSAKFMLPNRVDNIADAVKMVGLRGLKNLLYSYGSEKILNLPQKKELWDHAHRTAFYSFSLARNVKLTKDFIDDAYVGGILHDMGKIVFSSIHPELLEKIQEFATEKSLSAGLFENLAGGFNHAQIGAKIAEKWNFSESLVQAIRYHHEPHFSKPEYRKVVNCVYLANALCDLEKQNIVYDQLDKDVLKFFRITSEVQLDRMKDILAQAFKSELMM, from the coding sequence ATGCCTCCTACCAACATTTCAGATAAGATCAAAATTGCCATACAAAAATCGGTGCCCGTCACCGTCACGTCTTATAAACTTAATCATGATACAGAGGTCTACCTTGAGGATATTCTTGGAGTGTACCTGAGAGAATTGGGTCAAGAGACTTTGGTAGATAGATTAGCCTATTGCCTGAAAGAGCTGGCGGTTAACGCCAAAAAAGCCAACACCAAAAGAGTGTACTTTGAAGAGAAAGGCCTTTCTTTAGACAGCAAAGACGACTATCAGGAAGGAATGAAAAACTTCAAATCCGAAACGATGGATAGGATTGACCATTACCTGGAACTCCAAAAACAAAAAGGCCTCTATGTAAAGGTTACTTTTCACACCTTTAGCTCGAACTTCCGAATAGCCATCCGAAACAACGTACAAATTACAAGAAAAGAACAGATGCGTATTTACGACCGCATAGCCAGATCCAGAGCATTTGACAGCATGGAAGAGGCGTTCTCAGAAGTATTGGATGACTCAGAAGGGGCGGGACTGGGTATCGTCATTCTAATCCTCATGTTAAAGAAAATGGGCCTTGATGAGGAGGCCTTTGAAATAGATGGAAACAGCGGAGAAACAATCGCCTCTTTGACCATCCCCATAGCCCAGGTCAAATTGGACGAGATGGACATGCTGACATCCAGAATTGTTTCTGAGATTGAAGCTCTGCCTCAATTTCCAGAAAATATCACAGTCATACAGCAGCTCATCAATGACCCCAATTCAGATATCAACGAGATTGCCCGGCGCATCAGTACCGACCCGTCTCTGACGGCCGACCTTCTGCGTGTTGTAAACTCGGCGAAATTTATGCTGCCCAACAGGGTCGATAATATAGCCGATGCGGTTAAGATGGTTGGATTAAGAGGATTGAAAAACCTCCTATACTCTTATGGATCAGAAAAGATCCTGAACCTTCCTCAGAAAAAAGAGCTCTGGGACCATGCCCACAGAACTGCCTTTTATTCATTCAGCCTGGCCAGGAATGTCAAACTGACCAAGGACTTCATCGATGATGCTTATGTCGGCGGTATCCTTCACGACATGGGTAAGATCGTCTTTTCCAGCATTCATCCGGAACTCTTAGAGAAGATTCAAGAATTTGCCACAGAGAAATCTCTTTCGGCCGGCCTTTTTGAGAATTTGGCTGGTGGTTTCAACCATGCCCAGATTGGAGCAAAAATCGCCGAAAAGTGGAATTTTTCTGAATCGCTTGTACAAGCGATTCGCTATCATCATGAACCTCATTTCTCCAAACCCGAGTATAGAAAAGTAGTCAATTGTGTCTACCTGGCCAATGCCCTCTGCGACCTGGAAAAACAAAATATTGTTTACGATCAACTGGATAAAGACGTCCTCAAATTCTTCAGGATCACATCAGAAGTACAGTTGGATCGGATGAAGGACATACTGGCGCAGGCTTTCAAATCAGAACTGATGATGTGA
- a CDS encoding Nif3-like dinuclear metal center hexameric protein, which yields MNIFEFDKWCRSFLAIEDMARVDASLNGLQIGDKTNQIKKIVFAVDACLETLQKAASMEADLLFVHHGLFWGRPLAITDDHYKRVKLALDHNLALYAVHLPLDMHPVYGNNARLADILGLEEREGFSDYKGYKIGIKGRLSSPLKRDEVVRTLFAGWESSPRMLPFGPSEIQTVGVISGGGIHQVSDAISEGLDLYITGDASHNIYHQSLEAGINVLFGGHYMTEICGVQAVQAKVSKELGIEAEFIDVPTGL from the coding sequence ATGAATATTTTTGAATTTGATAAGTGGTGCAGGTCTTTCTTGGCGATCGAAGACATGGCAAGAGTGGATGCTTCTTTGAATGGGCTCCAGATTGGAGATAAGACGAATCAGATAAAAAAGATTGTTTTTGCTGTGGATGCCTGCCTTGAGACTCTGCAGAAAGCCGCCTCTATGGAGGCAGACCTCCTTTTTGTTCATCATGGGCTTTTTTGGGGACGTCCACTGGCCATCACTGATGATCATTACAAGCGTGTAAAGTTGGCATTGGATCATAATCTGGCCCTTTATGCGGTGCATCTTCCCTTGGATATGCATCCGGTTTATGGGAATAATGCCCGTTTGGCAGATATTCTGGGACTGGAAGAGCGGGAAGGGTTTTCGGATTACAAGGGCTATAAAATTGGTATAAAAGGGCGGTTGAGCTCTCCTTTGAAGAGAGATGAAGTTGTCAGGACCCTCTTTGCTGGATGGGAAAGCAGTCCTCGGATGTTGCCCTTCGGTCCCTCTGAGATCCAAACCGTCGGAGTCATCTCAGGAGGCGGAATCCATCAGGTCAGTGATGCCATTAGCGAAGGGCTGGACTTGTATATAACAGGTGATGCTTCCCATAATATATATCATCAAAGCCTTGAAGCGGGGATAAATGTCCTTTTTGGCGGACACTATATGACGGAAATCTGCGGTGTTCAGGCTGTGCAGGCAAAGGTTTCCAAAGAACTGGGAATAGAAGCGGAATTCATTGATGTTCCCACCGGTCTTTGA
- the lspA gene encoding signal peptidase II, whose product MFPPVFDMVAAMTLQTHFQSWKYLILTLVLIFVDQLSKLLVVALIPLRTIGFTLGNDFFRLIHVRNTGVAFSLGDSLPLPLRKALFILMPLVVLIYLAVHIVRTKEETGFQKYCLAGILGGGFGNLIDRIFRPEGVVDFLDVRFYGLFGLERWPTFNVADSSVVVCGILLFLSFWRKEKITDE is encoded by the coding sequence ATGTTCCCACCGGTCTTTGATATGGTAGCAGCTATGACTCTTCAAACTCATTTTCAATCGTGGAAATATTTAATCTTGACTCTGGTTTTGATCTTTGTGGATCAGCTGAGCAAACTGCTGGTTGTTGCCTTGATTCCCCTCAGAACCATCGGGTTCACCTTAGGGAACGATTTCTTCAGATTGATTCATGTCAGGAATACGGGTGTGGCTTTCAGTCTGGGAGATTCTCTGCCCCTACCCTTGAGAAAAGCTCTTTTCATTCTGATGCCCCTGGTTGTTCTCATCTATCTGGCTGTTCATATTGTCAGAACCAAAGAGGAAACCGGTTTTCAGAAATACTGTCTGGCTGGTATTCTGGGAGGAGGGTTTGGAAATCTGATTGATAGAATTTTCCGTCCCGAGGGAGTTGTTGATTTTCTGGATGTGAGATTTTATGGTCTGTTCGGACTCGAACGATGGCCCACCTTTAATGTTGCAGACTCCTCTGTTGTTGTCTGTGGTATCCTCCTGTTTCTATCGTTCTGGAGGAAGGAGAAAATAACTGATGAATAA
- a CDS encoding leader peptide processing enzyme: MNKKLNTVLFMLAGTILNIFLMLGLFLLFLYLGNLVLTPETDSSLKMLVFLLIIGFSVVGSFFLYSRIVKIINKRWNLENYMHPFFTRKR, encoded by the coding sequence ATGAATAAAAAATTGAATACGGTCCTGTTTATGTTGGCCGGAACGATCCTGAATATTTTTCTTATGCTGGGATTGTTTTTGCTGTTCCTGTACCTTGGAAATCTGGTGCTTACACCCGAAACGGACAGCAGCCTCAAAATGCTTGTTTTTCTGCTGATTATCGGGTTTTCGGTTGTGGGGTCCTTTTTCCTCTATTCGAGGATTGTGAAAATTATCAATAAGAGATGGAATCTTGAAAACTACATGCATCCTTTCTTTACTAGGAAACGCTAA
- a CDS encoding AAA family ATPase has protein sequence MEKPSEYSPLLEKLHEIPELLYQGMKKVIKGQDELLRIFCAGILSGGHILLEGLPGTGKTTLAQTLSALISSSEFSRIQFTPDLLPYDITGVDVWNRELSDFEFRPGPVFTHILLADEINRTTPKVQAALLEVMAEQQVSLGRKTYPLRDFFLVLATQNPLDHEGTYALPEAQKDRFMLRLTPGYPDLESELSILKGDPSRSVLPELQGVCSVQEFLDCRNSVSHVFCDERLMRAIVRIAVATREHQDLKSGVSPRGGLMLLAACRGLAWLSGRDYVSDQDIRDMAVPVLAHRVNPVSSEVDSSSIIRDITWNECDGIL, from the coding sequence ATGGAAAAACCCTCTGAGTACAGCCCCTTACTTGAAAAATTACATGAAATTCCTGAACTTCTGTATCAGGGAATGAAAAAAGTAATCAAAGGGCAAGATGAATTGTTAAGAATCTTTTGTGCAGGAATTCTTTCGGGAGGACATATCCTGCTGGAGGGATTGCCCGGGACGGGTAAAACGACCCTGGCTCAGACTCTTTCAGCCCTCATCAGTTCTTCAGAGTTCTCCCGTATCCAGTTTACTCCGGATCTCCTTCCCTATGATATTACAGGGGTTGATGTCTGGAACAGGGAACTTTCAGATTTTGAATTCAGACCAGGTCCTGTTTTTACTCATATCCTTTTGGCCGATGAGATTAACAGAACGACTCCCAAGGTTCAGGCGGCTTTATTGGAAGTCATGGCTGAGCAGCAGGTTTCTCTAGGTAGAAAAACATATCCCCTCAGGGATTTTTTTCTTGTCCTGGCCACTCAAAATCCTCTGGATCATGAGGGAACCTATGCTCTCCCTGAGGCTCAGAAAGACAGGTTTATGCTCCGATTGACTCCGGGATATCCCGATCTTGAGTCCGAGCTTTCTATACTAAAAGGGGATCCTTCCCGTTCTGTTCTACCAGAGCTCCAGGGTGTCTGTTCTGTCCAGGAGTTCCTGGACTGCCGAAATTCTGTGTCTCATGTCTTTTGTGATGAACGCCTTATGCGGGCCATTGTCAGAATCGCCGTCGCCACAAGAGAGCATCAGGATTTGAAATCCGGTGTTTCTCCCAGGGGAGGACTGATGCTGCTGGCAGCCTGCCGTGGTCTGGCATGGCTGTCGGGTCGAGATTATGTCAGTGATCAGGATATAAGGGATATGGCAGTTCCTGTGTTGGCCCATAGGGTCAATCCCGTTTCTTCTGAGGTGGACAGTTCCTCTATTATCAGGGATATTACTTGGAATGAGTGTGATGGGATTCTTTAG
- a CDS encoding DUF58 domain-containing protein, which produces MLWSSLWGLSVPFVSAMSFLLLYITQFFSFLFLLLRKKNQLICPRLPMRISDTEDVFSFLKGLAQIQNLKTLIFLDLQWQDFRRMKLKISWSGQPYSLPRGVYDLLAYRLEITDWAGFFSYQIHGDFPAQLTVFPGVEKGVSRSLETSLRFSEKDTVFSSLKNQDFFEARPYYPGDDPRRIHWKMLARHEELFIREGSGLKPFKESCLIVAEPALVRQKKWFRSIESFDRGDSVLRSLSGVMESLLEKDLRVSGFFSGDGEISDLWKLNKEERQDLLASLPPVPLGTTPKIPDVGILLCFFSSPPNSDFMLYLENQYPQAVKFLFLPFLNREERREGWTFVEA; this is translated from the coding sequence ATGCTTTGGTCCTCCCTGTGGGGTCTCTCAGTTCCCTTTGTCTCGGCAATGTCATTTCTTCTTCTCTACATCACACAGTTTTTTTCTTTTCTCTTCCTTCTTTTAAGAAAAAAAAATCAATTGATCTGTCCACGCTTACCCATGAGGATTTCTGATACAGAGGATGTTTTTTCATTCCTGAAAGGGTTAGCACAGATTCAAAATCTTAAGACTCTTATTTTTCTGGACCTTCAGTGGCAAGATTTCCGGCGGATGAAATTAAAAATATCCTGGAGTGGACAGCCCTATAGTTTGCCTCGGGGAGTGTATGATCTTTTGGCGTATCGTTTAGAAATAACCGATTGGGCAGGCTTTTTCTCATATCAAATTCACGGAGATTTTCCCGCACAATTGACCGTATTTCCTGGTGTAGAGAAAGGGGTCTCCCGTTCTTTAGAGACTTCCCTAAGGTTTTCGGAAAAGGATACCGTTTTTTCCTCCCTGAAAAACCAGGATTTTTTTGAGGCCCGGCCTTACTACCCAGGTGATGACCCCAGGCGAATCCACTGGAAAATGCTGGCCCGCCATGAGGAACTCTTTATCAGGGAGGGTAGTGGACTGAAACCTTTTAAAGAGTCTTGTCTTATTGTGGCAGAACCCGCTTTGGTGAGACAAAAAAAGTGGTTTCGATCCATTGAATCCTTCGATCGGGGAGACTCAGTTTTGAGAAGTTTATCGGGAGTGATGGAGTCTCTTCTTGAAAAGGATCTGAGGGTATCCGGGTTCTTTTCCGGGGACGGGGAGATCTCTGATTTATGGAAACTGAACAAAGAAGAAAGACAAGACCTCCTGGCCTCACTTCCTCCAGTGCCCCTTGGAACAACTCCTAAGATCCCCGATGTGGGAATCCTGCTTTGTTTCTTTTCTTCTCCTCCCAATTCCGATTTTATGCTCTATCTGGAGAATCAGTACCCCCAGGCAGTCAAATTTCTTTTTCTTCCCTTCTTGAACCGGGAAGAGAGAAGGGAGGGGTGGACCTTTGTTGAGGCTTAA
- a CDS encoding transglutaminase-like domain-containing protein, which yields MQQYLLFSIFWMNFSAVLSFPAGILLMVILDFFLFFSVHGIRKILPDRFGRFLGVLIPPLFLLLFPLIHVLSYAGKVLPLPYDLLLLQFQSYLIPVLPCLLLARGLSALARKGRLGQLFVLTAYILILSLLMGRSDWRMVLPLESLTLAYGALFLFICIQILLVLTGGEKGRGLSIFPSMLIVLCIPILALLPLSRHYRNESRREGGGLLESSLFRFDFSDFLSLESSISMKDDLVFVMKQEGLRDDFLVRRFVLPEYEVEKGFFRVPGETLEAPGSLQDELLVGEQSGSWKAPDATLTRRISQEYFLVNFDSSAFLGMNSPVSLTPFEAWDQSSFSRIYAVESKVSQAWGWDLLESQPPKAVSGADREFLDYYTNFGSQNDIRDLARSIIAGKSSYYERVNAIEEYLQQNYFYSLNPGESADGDPLRNFLFESKKGYCSYFAFSMALLCRSAGIPARVALGFWVDESSAVLAYYPVKANQAHAWVEVYFPGFGWIEFDPTSQTLAAGEDFQIAPFSTQELEPFLKEILENRDQLKIAEASGSSPEEDKKQGLWNRLGSRPILLGLHGFIILLVLLALHKLIRRILVLRRPPASRKKASVYYHLHLMLIETTIKRRRENLESIQDYVRSLDKVKDDGIIEMTGLYEKISLGQSSLEDLQTLFWQGVTMRKSLYSKSSRIGKIEYLYALFLKGRIL from the coding sequence TTGCAGCAGTATCTGCTGTTCTCCATCTTCTGGATGAATTTTTCGGCTGTTCTCTCCTTTCCGGCGGGGATACTCCTCATGGTTATCCTCGATTTCTTTCTGTTTTTTTCAGTTCATGGAATTCGTAAAATCTTGCCGGACCGGTTTGGGAGGTTTTTGGGAGTCCTGATTCCCCCCTTGTTTCTCCTCTTGTTTCCATTGATCCATGTCCTGTCTTATGCCGGGAAGGTCCTTCCTCTTCCCTATGATCTTCTTTTGTTGCAATTCCAAAGTTATTTGATACCTGTTCTCCCCTGTCTTCTTCTGGCAAGAGGACTTTCAGCTTTGGCTCGGAAGGGAAGGCTTGGACAGCTGTTTGTTCTGACGGCATATATCCTTATTCTTTCTCTCCTTATGGGCCGTTCTGATTGGAGGATGGTCCTCCCGTTGGAGAGTCTGACCCTGGCCTATGGGGCTCTGTTTTTATTTATATGCATACAGATTCTTCTCGTGTTGACCGGAGGAGAAAAGGGACGAGGTCTTTCTATTTTTCCCTCTATGCTGATTGTACTCTGTATACCAATTCTTGCCCTCCTGCCGCTGAGCAGGCATTACAGAAATGAGTCCAGGAGAGAAGGTGGCGGATTACTGGAGTCCTCTCTGTTTCGTTTCGATTTTTCTGATTTTCTCAGCCTTGAAAGCTCAATTTCCATGAAAGACGACCTTGTGTTTGTGATGAAACAAGAGGGCCTCCGGGATGACTTTCTGGTCCGGCGATTTGTCCTGCCGGAATATGAGGTCGAAAAAGGCTTTTTCCGCGTTCCCGGAGAAACTCTGGAGGCTCCTGGGTCTTTACAGGATGAACTCCTTGTGGGAGAACAATCGGGCAGTTGGAAGGCTCCTGACGCTACTTTGACCCGGAGAATTTCCCAGGAGTACTTTCTTGTGAACTTTGATTCTTCCGCATTTTTAGGGATGAACAGTCCGGTTTCTCTGACTCCTTTTGAAGCATGGGATCAGTCTTCTTTCTCCAGGATCTATGCTGTGGAATCCAAGGTCAGTCAAGCCTGGGGTTGGGATCTTCTGGAGTCTCAACCTCCAAAGGCGGTTTCAGGTGCAGATCGGGAATTCCTGGATTATTATACGAATTTTGGCTCCCAAAATGATATCCGGGATCTTGCCAGAAGCATCATAGCGGGTAAGAGTTCTTACTATGAGAGGGTGAACGCCATAGAAGAGTACCTGCAGCAGAATTATTTTTATTCTCTCAATCCAGGAGAATCTGCTGATGGAGATCCGCTAAGAAACTTTCTATTTGAATCTAAGAAGGGATATTGTTCATATTTTGCCTTCTCCATGGCTCTTTTATGCCGTAGTGCAGGAATCCCTGCCCGGGTGGCCTTGGGGTTTTGGGTAGATGAATCCAGTGCTGTCTTAGCTTATTATCCTGTGAAGGCTAATCAGGCCCATGCCTGGGTAGAGGTCTATTTTCCCGGGTTCGGCTGGATCGAATTTGATCCCACATCACAGACTCTTGCAGCTGGTGAAGATTTTCAAATTGCTCCTTTTTCAACTCAGGAACTTGAACCTTTTCTGAAGGAAATTTTGGAGAATCGGGATCAGTTAAAGATCGCAGAGGCCTCCGGGAGTTCTCCAGAAGAGGATAAAAAGCAAGGATTGTGGAATCGCCTTGGTTCCCGCCCGATCCTTTTAGGACTTCATGGTTTTATTATCCTGCTGGTTCTGCTTGCTCTTCATAAGTTGATCCGGAGAATTTTAGTTCTTAGACGACCTCCGGCTTCCAGAAAAAAGGCTTCTGTTTACTATCATCTCCATCTCATGCTGATAGAAACCACGATTAAAAGAAGACGGGAGAACCTTGAATCTATTCAGGATTATGTGCGTTCCCTGGACAAGGTGAAGGACGACGGGATCATTGAAATGACCGGATTGTATGAAAAGATCAGTTTAGGCCAGTCTTCTCTTGAGGACCTGCAAACACTATTTTGGCAGGGTGTTACCATGAGAAAATCCCTGTATTCAAAAAGCAGCAGGATCGGGAAAATTGAGTACTTGTATGCTCTTTTTTTGAAAGGGAGAATCTTGTGA
- a CDS encoding tetratricopeptide repeat protein translates to MKKRCLVLLLFISAQFLLYAQEEPSDLLERIQEAVEEDFFDKALDLMEEGRREYPEDFRFPMVRGDLYLSRELYSLALDSYVLAENQNPDDWALRYNIASTLGYLDQNFQALEYLESLHQEGKEGLLDDMGWMYYKTHQPEKGILLIREALENNFDRNLSLTLGTLYSETNEPELCRHYYLEAIHDALEAQDSYFASVGYYNLSLAEKSFYDYDAAIEYASHSLKLMDRSGGHLALGDLNMMRLNFSRVEEEFLKAIELDKTPLSRSNLAALYQMRGLLPEALNQLQKIDENKEKSWMYYYGLNQEQFTLDLYRQFYQVYRGLFQQTKILGEWGFKEKINRSLHVLSYGLKSEYYKILYRIMAFKEGQSQLDGGSALRGSLTLAAAAEGFPPLSDKYYGNAFALEVFPQASPWYDLEIGRERRDISRLQRASETFDPLWEVEALEESFREMALLLQAGKSMKRDDLILRIYDKNPGGLLQYGLRLPLSLKMSGSELSPGAKRKIRRLLKESGFSLRSDNRGIEGRFLTLRINMGDAFAYTLSDNEGSVLISGSEILQEGHSLEDWVLSFRSGVFFP, encoded by the coding sequence GTGAAAAAGAGATGCCTGGTTCTGCTGCTTTTCATCAGCGCTCAGTTTCTGCTCTATGCTCAAGAGGAGCCTTCCGATCTTCTTGAAAGGATTCAGGAAGCTGTGGAAGAAGATTTCTTTGATAAGGCCCTGGACCTCATGGAAGAGGGCAGGAGGGAGTATCCAGAAGATTTTCGTTTCCCCATGGTTCGGGGAGACCTGTATCTGAGCCGGGAACTCTATTCTCTGGCCTTAGATTCCTACGTTCTAGCCGAGAATCAGAACCCGGATGACTGGGCTCTCAGGTATAACATTGCATCGACTCTGGGATACCTTGATCAAAATTTTCAGGCTCTTGAGTACTTGGAGAGTCTTCACCAGGAAGGCAAAGAGGGACTATTGGATGACATGGGTTGGATGTATTACAAAACCCACCAGCCTGAGAAGGGGATTCTCCTTATCCGGGAGGCTCTGGAAAATAATTTCGATCGAAACCTTTCTCTTACCCTGGGGACCCTTTATTCAGAAACAAATGAACCGGAGCTGTGTAGGCATTACTACCTCGAGGCTATTCATGACGCCCTTGAAGCACAGGATTCTTATTTTGCTTCCGTCGGTTATTACAATTTGTCATTGGCAGAAAAATCTTTCTATGACTACGATGCCGCCATAGAATACGCGTCTCACTCTCTAAAGCTGATGGATCGGTCGGGGGGACATCTGGCCTTGGGTGATTTGAACATGATGAGGCTGAATTTTTCAAGGGTGGAAGAGGAGTTTCTGAAGGCTATTGAGCTGGATAAAACTCCCTTATCCAGAAGCAATCTAGCCGCATTGTACCAAATGCGGGGACTCTTGCCCGAAGCCTTAAACCAGTTACAGAAGATAGATGAAAACAAGGAAAAATCCTGGATGTACTACTATGGTCTGAACCAGGAGCAGTTTACTCTTGATCTGTACAGGCAGTTTTATCAGGTATACCGGGGATTATTTCAGCAAACGAAGATCCTTGGAGAGTGGGGATTCAAGGAGAAAATCAACAGAAGCCTGCATGTCCTCTCCTATGGTCTCAAATCAGAGTATTATAAGATCTTGTATAGGATTATGGCTTTCAAAGAAGGACAGTCTCAGCTGGACGGGGGAAGTGCTCTGAGGGGAAGTCTTACATTGGCCGCTGCTGCCGAGGGATTTCCACCCCTATCCGATAAGTACTACGGCAATGCCTTTGCTCTAGAGGTATTTCCTCAGGCCTCTCCCTGGTACGATTTAGAAATAGGGCGTGAAAGACGAGACATTTCACGCCTCCAAAGAGCCTCTGAAACGTTTGATCCCCTCTGGGAAGTTGAGGCATTGGAGGAATCTTTCAGAGAAATGGCCCTTCTTTTGCAAGCGGGTAAATCAATGAAAAGAGACGATCTGATACTCCGTATCTATGATAAAAATCCTGGAGGCTTACTGCAGTATGGTCTTAGATTACCTTTGTCGCTCAAAATGAGCGGGTCCGAGCTTTCTCCTGGGGCTAAACGAAAAATTCGCCGTCTGTTAAAAGAAAGCGGATTTTCACTCCGGTCAGACAACAGGGGAATAGAGGGGAGATTCCTGACTCTAAGGATTAACATGGGCGATGCCTTTGCCTACACCCTTTCAGACAATGAGGGCTCAGTCCTTATCTCTGGTTCTGAGATCCTTCAGGAAGGCCATTCTCTGGAAGACTGGGTCTTGTCATTCCGCTCAGGGGTTTTCTTCCCCTGA